Proteins encoded within one genomic window of Amorphoplanes friuliensis DSM 7358:
- a CDS encoding IucA/IucC family protein encodes MEQLVLDGHPLHPCCRTRGGMTVADVLAYGPEHRPVIRLRKLRVPADRWYGDAAPVLYAHPWQAERLRARHPWLVDAGETGPVRPLMSLRTVAPTDGGGHVKTAVDVQMTSAVRTVSPAAVHNGPRLSVLLEKLTADLHLTVLRETDAGAVLVDGRPQRHLAYLRRQAPRVGPTETIVPAVAALLNNGGADPYRWWESLVRVLVPPLVTVLDRGVALEAHGQNTLVVLDGGRPVRIVYRDLGGVRVSTRRLLRHGVEAPPVEGDLPSDDPAVLRTKLAAAVLGTVCAELIAAMTRQGADAGRLWDSVAAALDSTGTPDAVHLLKEPLPVKATTAMRLAEDPLDDVWTFFDNPMAAA; translated from the coding sequence GTGGAGCAGCTTGTGCTCGACGGCCACCCGCTGCACCCCTGCTGCCGTACCCGGGGCGGCATGACGGTCGCTGACGTGCTTGCCTACGGGCCGGAGCATCGACCGGTCATCCGGTTGCGGAAGCTGCGGGTTCCGGCTGACCGCTGGTACGGCGACGCCGCGCCCGTCCTCTACGCCCACCCCTGGCAGGCCGAGCGCCTGCGGGCCCGTCACCCGTGGCTGGTCGACGCCGGGGAGACCGGGCCGGTACGCCCGCTGATGTCCCTGCGCACCGTCGCACCGACGGACGGCGGGGGCCACGTCAAGACCGCGGTGGACGTGCAGATGACCTCGGCTGTGCGTACCGTGTCGCCGGCGGCTGTCCACAACGGACCGCGGCTGTCCGTGTTGCTGGAGAAGCTGACCGCGGACCTGCATTTGACCGTGCTGCGGGAGACCGACGCCGGCGCCGTGCTGGTCGACGGCCGGCCGCAACGTCATCTTGCCTACCTGCGCCGACAGGCACCACGGGTCGGTCCCACGGAGACGATCGTGCCGGCCGTTGCGGCCTTGCTGAACAACGGCGGCGCTGACCCGTACCGGTGGTGGGAGAGCCTGGTCCGCGTGCTGGTGCCGCCGCTGGTGACCGTGCTGGACCGGGGGGTCGCGCTGGAGGCGCACGGGCAGAACACCCTGGTGGTGCTCGACGGCGGCCGGCCGGTGCGGATCGTCTACCGGGACCTCGGTGGTGTCCGTGTCAGCACCAGAAGGCTGCTTCGGCACGGTGTCGAGGCGCCGCCCGTTGAGGGTGATCTGCCCAGTGACGACCCGGCTGTGCTGCGGACCAAGCTGGCCGCGGCCGTGCTCGGCACCGTCTGTGCGGAGCTGATCGCGGCGATGACCCGGCAGGGCGCAGACGCCGGCCGGCTCTGGGACAGTGTTGCCGCCGCGCTGGACAGCACCGGAACGCCCGACGCGGTGCACCTCTTGAAGGAGCCGCTGCCGGTGAAGGCCACGACCGCGATGAGGCTCGCCGAGGATCCGCTCGACGATGTCTGGACCTTTTTCGACAACCCGATGGCGGCAGCATGA
- a CDS encoding ABC transporter ATP-binding protein, whose protein sequence is MTLTVQPEAGTRGSGQLAVDLDGVVKRFGAVTAVDGISLRIRPGEVVALLGPNGAGKTSTVDMLLGLSDPSAGTARVYGRPPQEAVALGLVSAVMQTGGLLKDYTVEETVKLTAVLFGRGRSEVEESLERAGIADIRKRLVGKCSGGQQQRLRFAMALLPDPELLILDEPTTGMDVGGRHDFWTSIREDASSGRTVIFATHYLEEADAYADRVVFVRRGRIVADGTAAEVKALASGRTVRATLPGFDEARVKELAGVESVEVRGDTVYVHARDTDLVARYLLNETAARDLEITSRNLEQAFLTLTADDGETK, encoded by the coding sequence ATGACGCTTACCGTTCAACCCGAGGCTGGGACTCGCGGGTCCGGCCAGCTCGCTGTTGATCTCGATGGTGTGGTGAAGCGCTTCGGTGCGGTGACCGCGGTCGACGGGATCAGTCTGCGGATCCGTCCCGGTGAGGTGGTGGCCCTGCTGGGTCCCAACGGGGCGGGCAAGACCAGCACCGTCGACATGTTGCTGGGTCTGTCGGACCCTTCTGCCGGTACGGCCAGGGTGTACGGTCGCCCGCCGCAGGAGGCTGTGGCGCTGGGTCTGGTGTCGGCGGTGATGCAGACCGGTGGTCTGTTGAAGGATTACACCGTCGAGGAGACCGTGAAGCTGACGGCGGTGCTGTTCGGGCGGGGGCGTTCGGAGGTCGAGGAGTCGTTGGAGCGGGCCGGGATCGCGGACATCCGGAAGCGGCTGGTCGGGAAGTGCTCGGGTGGGCAGCAGCAGCGGTTGCGGTTCGCGATGGCGTTGTTGCCGGATCCGGAGCTGCTGATCCTGGACGAGCCGACGACGGGGATGGATGTCGGTGGGCGGCACGATTTCTGGACGTCGATCCGCGAGGACGCGAGTTCGGGCCGGACGGTCATTTTTGCCACGCATTACCTGGAGGAGGCCGACGCGTACGCGGACCGGGTGGTCTTCGTGCGGCGGGGCCGGATCGTTGCGGACGGCACGGCGGCCGAGGTGAAGGCCCTGGCGTCGGGGCGGACGGTGCGGGCGACGCTTCCCGGGTTCGACGAGGCTCGTGTGAAGGAGCTGGCGGGTGTGGAGTCCGTGGAGGTCCGCGGCGACACCGTCTACGTGCACGCGCGGGACACCGATCTGGTGGCGCGTTACCTGCTGAACGAGACCGCCGCGCGGGACCTGGAGATCACCTCCCGGAATCTGGAGCAGGCGTTCCTGACCCTCACGGCCGACGACGGGGAGACAAAATGA
- the def gene encoding peptide deformylase — protein MTVRPIRLFGDPVLRTPAEAVVVFDDALRELVADLEDTVREPGRAGVAAPQIGVSLRAFSYNVDGVVGHLINPVLSDFDGEQDDEEGCLSLPGMGYETPRALAVTATGFDQFGEPLTIRGTGLLARALQHETDHLDGRLYIDTLKGDTRRQALRELRRTRPAART, from the coding sequence ATGACTGTGCGCCCCATCCGGTTGTTCGGTGACCCTGTCCTGCGGACCCCCGCGGAAGCCGTCGTGGTGTTCGACGACGCCCTGCGTGAGCTCGTCGCCGATCTGGAGGACACCGTCCGCGAGCCCGGCCGCGCGGGTGTGGCCGCACCCCAGATCGGGGTGAGCCTGCGGGCGTTCTCCTACAACGTCGACGGGGTGGTCGGTCACCTGATCAACCCCGTCCTGTCCGATTTTGACGGTGAGCAGGACGACGAGGAAGGCTGTCTGTCGCTGCCCGGCATGGGCTACGAGACCCCGCGTGCCCTCGCGGTGACGGCGACCGGCTTCGACCAGTTCGGGGAGCCGCTCACCATCCGCGGCACCGGCCTGCTGGCCCGCGCGCTGCAGCACGAGACGGACCACCTCGACGGCCGTCTCTACATCGACACCCTCAAGGGCGACACCCGCCGCCAGGCCCTGCGTGAGCTGCGGCGAACCCGCCCGGCGGCCCGGACATGA
- a CDS encoding alanine racemase, producing MRPPEHIEAALRRQQRPVCAYVYDTAALRDRAAVVRAAFPPGTTLLYAVKANGNPHVVRTLAEVCDGLEVASGGELALAVAAGARRIVFGGPGKTDAELAAAVAAGAQVNVESAHELRRLDRAARAAGVVAEAAVRVNRAGPALTGSHAMTGTPTPFGVDEEALPGVLGLPLTSVRIIGFHLHAVSNNLDAAAHAGFITEALDWSVATAARHGVPLRLVNVGGGLGVDYLSDATIDLTALGQDLIVPDGVELIVEPGRILAADAGWYAAEVLDLKRTHGRWFAVLRGGTHHFRLPAAWGYSHPFTVLPVDEWPYEWDRPQIENTSVDAVGELCTPRDVLARDQHVERLRVGDILVFGRTGAYAWDISHHDFLRHPPPVFEVI from the coding sequence ATGCGCCCGCCTGAGCACATCGAGGCCGCACTGCGGCGCCAGCAGCGACCGGTCTGCGCCTACGTCTACGACACCGCCGCGCTGCGGGACAGGGCGGCGGTGGTCCGGGCCGCGTTCCCGCCCGGCACCACCCTCCTGTACGCCGTGAAGGCCAACGGCAACCCGCACGTCGTCCGTACCCTGGCGGAGGTCTGTGACGGGCTGGAGGTCGCGTCCGGCGGTGAGCTCGCGCTGGCAGTCGCGGCCGGCGCCCGGCGGATCGTCTTCGGCGGGCCGGGCAAGACCGACGCCGAGCTGGCCGCGGCCGTCGCCGCAGGCGCGCAGGTCAACGTGGAGAGCGCCCACGAGCTGCGGCGCCTGGACCGTGCGGCGCGCGCAGCCGGCGTCGTCGCCGAAGCAGCCGTACGCGTCAACCGCGCGGGTCCCGCCCTGACCGGCAGCCACGCCATGACGGGTACGCCCACGCCGTTCGGTGTCGACGAGGAGGCCCTGCCCGGGGTGCTCGGACTGCCCCTGACCTCGGTCCGGATCATCGGCTTCCACCTGCACGCCGTGTCGAACAACCTCGACGCCGCCGCCCACGCCGGTTTCATCACCGAGGCGCTCGACTGGTCGGTGGCCACCGCCGCACGCCACGGGGTCCCGTTACGGCTGGTCAACGTCGGTGGTGGTCTCGGCGTCGACTACCTCAGCGACGCCACGATCGACCTGACCGCGCTCGGCCAGGACCTGATCGTGCCCGACGGCGTGGAGTTGATCGTCGAGCCCGGGCGCATCCTGGCCGCCGACGCCGGCTGGTACGCCGCGGAGGTCCTCGACCTCAAACGCACCCACGGCCGCTGGTTCGCGGTGCTGCGCGGCGGCACCCACCACTTCCGCCTGCCCGCCGCCTGGGGTTACAGCCACCCGTTCACGGTCCTGCCCGTCGACGAGTGGCCGTACGAGTGGGACCGCCCGCAGATCGAGAACACGAGCGTCGACGCCGTGGGTGAGCTGTGCACACCCCGCGACGTCCTGGCCCGTGATCAGCACGTCGAGCGGCTGCGGGTCGGCGACATCCTGGTCTTCGGCCGCACCGGCGCGTACGCCTGGGACATCTCCCACCACGACTTCCTGCGCCACCCGCCGCCCGTCTTCGAGGTGATCTGA
- a CDS encoding class I SAM-dependent methyltransferase, which produces MSEDTDRLSAASLAAGDPTGWFEHLYAEAGAGTAEVPWDSPRPSKLLVEWVQRGLVAGGGRTALVVGCGLGRDAEFLSGLGFTVTAFDISETAVRTARERHPDSRVEYGVADLLDPPPQWRGAFDLVVESNNVQALPGPVREKAIANVGPLVAPGGTLLVLAAAATSSDGDGPPWPLTREEIDAFATPGLTEVGIEHLPDAGDTLVSRWRAEFRAQTP; this is translated from the coding sequence ATGAGCGAGGACACCGACCGCCTCTCCGCCGCGTCCCTCGCGGCCGGCGACCCCACCGGCTGGTTCGAGCACCTGTACGCCGAAGCCGGAGCAGGCACGGCCGAGGTCCCCTGGGACAGCCCCCGCCCGAGCAAACTCCTGGTCGAGTGGGTGCAGCGCGGCCTGGTCGCCGGTGGTGGCCGCACGGCGCTGGTGGTCGGCTGCGGGCTGGGCCGCGACGCCGAGTTCCTGTCCGGTCTGGGCTTCACGGTGACCGCTTTCGACATCTCCGAGACTGCCGTACGCACCGCCCGCGAGCGCCACCCCGACTCCCGCGTCGAGTACGGCGTCGCCGACCTGCTCGACCCGCCACCGCAGTGGCGCGGCGCGTTCGACCTGGTCGTCGAGAGCAACAACGTGCAGGCGCTGCCCGGCCCGGTCCGCGAGAAGGCGATCGCCAACGTCGGCCCGCTGGTGGCCCCTGGCGGCACCCTGCTGGTGCTGGCGGCCGCCGCGACGAGCAGCGACGGTGACGGGCCGCCGTGGCCGCTGACCCGCGAGGAGATCGACGCCTTCGCGACACCCGGCCTCACCGAGGTCGGCATCGAGCACCTGCCCGACGCCGGCGACACCCTGGTCAGCCGCTGGCGCGCAGAATTCCGAGCACAGACTCCCTGA
- a CDS encoding VOC family protein yields the protein MALRVDLTFDCVRAEELAEFWKLALGYVDEPPPAPFRTRDEWVASFGPPGEDEGGGAWLHDPEGVGPRLVFLEVPEPKVAKNRLHIDVRVGKYGEAWGRVEQKVAQLVGAGASVRAVVGTHHVVLADPEGNEFCVAP from the coding sequence ATGGCGTTGCGGGTGGATCTGACGTTCGACTGTGTGCGGGCGGAGGAGTTGGCGGAGTTCTGGAAGCTGGCTCTGGGTTATGTGGACGAGCCGCCGCCGGCGCCGTTCCGGACGCGGGACGAGTGGGTTGCTTCGTTCGGGCCGCCCGGGGAGGACGAGGGTGGCGGGGCGTGGTTGCACGATCCGGAGGGTGTGGGGCCGCGGCTGGTGTTCCTGGAGGTGCCGGAGCCGAAGGTTGCGAAGAACAGGTTGCACATCGATGTGCGGGTGGGGAAGTACGGCGAGGCGTGGGGGCGGGTGGAGCAGAAGGTGGCACAGCTGGTGGGTGCCGGTGCGTCGGTGCGGGCGGTGGTGGGCACGCATCATGTGGTGCTCGCCGATCCTGAGGGCAACGAGTTCTGTGTGGCCCCCTGA
- a CDS encoding NUDIX hydrolase produces MSTHRPAARVVCLDAGNRVLLLHWSDPVGGNLVWEPPGGGVDDGESFLDAARRELAEETGLDPAAVQDRSVTVERDFRWRGKHYTGTEEFFLARFDEPGPALGRAGLMPDEQEALLGHAWLTPDELTDLPDLQPPHLAEIIRLLTTT; encoded by the coding sequence ATGTCCACGCACCGCCCCGCCGCCCGGGTCGTCTGCCTCGACGCCGGCAACCGCGTCCTGCTGCTGCACTGGTCCGACCCCGTCGGCGGGAACCTCGTGTGGGAGCCGCCGGGCGGTGGCGTCGACGACGGCGAGTCCTTCCTCGACGCGGCCCGCCGGGAACTCGCCGAGGAGACCGGCCTGGACCCCGCCGCCGTCCAGGACCGCTCGGTGACCGTCGAGCGGGACTTCCGCTGGCGGGGGAAGCATTACACCGGAACGGAGGAGTTCTTCTTGGCCCGGTTCGACGAGCCCGGTCCGGCGCTGGGGCGGGCCGGGCTGATGCCGGACGAACAGGAGGCGCTGCTGGGCCACGCCTGGCTGACGCCGGACGAGCTGACCGACCTGCCCGACCTCCAGCCCCCGCACCTGGCCGAAATCATCCGGCTGCTGACCACCACCTGA
- a CDS encoding SigE family RNA polymerase sigma factor has product MRQDEEFAEFARAAVERLRTTAFMMCRDWHLAQDLTQTALTRLYLGWKQAREADNLTAYAQKVLLRAYLDHRRRRSTSETVTGVIHDTGYRQSPDLRLTMLDALAQLPARDRAIVILRYFEDYRVEQVADVLDLPVSVVKSQTRRSLAKLRELLAADQLALFA; this is encoded by the coding sequence GTGAGGCAGGACGAGGAGTTCGCGGAGTTCGCGCGAGCGGCCGTGGAGCGTCTGCGCACCACGGCGTTCATGATGTGCCGCGACTGGCACCTGGCGCAGGACCTGACGCAGACGGCGCTGACCCGGCTCTACCTGGGCTGGAAGCAGGCCCGGGAGGCCGACAACCTCACCGCGTACGCCCAGAAGGTCCTCCTGCGCGCCTACCTGGACCACCGCCGGCGCCGCAGCACGTCCGAGACGGTCACCGGTGTCATCCACGACACGGGATACAGGCAGAGCCCGGACCTGCGCCTGACCATGCTGGACGCGCTGGCGCAGCTGCCGGCGCGCGACCGGGCGATCGTGATCCTGCGCTACTTCGAGGACTACCGCGTCGAGCAGGTCGCCGACGTCCTCGATCTGCCGGTGAGCGTGGTCAAGAGCCAGACACGGCGTTCCCTGGCCAAGCTGCGGGAACTCCTCGCCGCCGACCAGCTCGCGCTGTTCGCCTAG
- a CDS encoding sensor histidine kinase: MTESGARRGRFGWLFAAVWLFYLGENLTALLDRPGGWQRDVGLAALAGFAALYLVLLGWLTDVRHGRPERYRVVRHWLILVALLGLAALQVPGAGYHALTCLVYIAASAMVGLPLRQAVPFAAGLVVLAEVLAWRVPGWEDKGYGLAVLLGAAASGGFRLAAVRQSRLLAAQRELADLAVTNERARIAADLHDILGHSLTVVTVKAELAQRLLDVDLERARAELRDLEALARDALSDVRATALGVRGISLPGEIAAAREALAAANVRAELPGAADEVPSRNRELFAWTIREAVTNVVRHSRAGHCAVRLAPQSVEIVDDGPGDGPPAADGQGLSGLRRRADMLGATLTVGRRDDRPGFRVRVEVPS; encoded by the coding sequence ATGACGGAGTCCGGCGCGCGGCGGGGCCGCTTCGGGTGGCTGTTCGCCGCGGTCTGGCTGTTCTACCTGGGTGAGAACCTCACGGCGCTGCTGGACCGGCCCGGTGGGTGGCAGCGTGACGTGGGCCTGGCCGCGCTGGCCGGGTTCGCGGCGCTGTACCTGGTCCTGCTGGGGTGGCTGACCGATGTCCGGCACGGCAGGCCGGAGCGCTACCGGGTGGTGCGGCACTGGCTGATCCTGGTCGCGTTGCTGGGCCTGGCGGCGCTGCAGGTCCCGGGTGCGGGCTATCACGCGCTGACGTGTCTGGTGTACATCGCGGCGTCGGCGATGGTCGGGCTGCCGTTGCGTCAGGCGGTCCCGTTCGCCGCGGGGCTGGTGGTGCTGGCCGAGGTCCTCGCCTGGCGGGTGCCGGGCTGGGAGGACAAGGGTTACGGCCTTGCGGTGCTGCTGGGTGCGGCGGCGAGTGGTGGTTTCCGGCTGGCAGCGGTGCGGCAGAGCCGGCTGCTGGCGGCGCAGCGGGAGCTGGCGGACCTGGCGGTGACCAACGAGCGGGCGCGGATCGCCGCGGATCTGCACGACATCCTGGGGCATTCGCTGACGGTCGTGACGGTGAAGGCGGAGCTGGCGCAGCGGCTGCTGGATGTGGACCTGGAGCGGGCGCGGGCCGAGTTGCGGGATCTGGAGGCGCTCGCCCGGGATGCGCTGTCCGACGTGCGGGCGACGGCTCTGGGCGTACGCGGGATCTCGTTGCCGGGGGAGATCGCGGCCGCGCGGGAGGCGCTGGCCGCGGCGAACGTCAGGGCCGAGCTGCCGGGTGCGGCGGACGAGGTGCCGTCGCGGAACCGTGAGTTGTTCGCCTGGACGATCCGGGAGGCGGTGACGAACGTGGTGCGGCACAGCCGGGCGGGTCATTGTGCGGTGCGGCTGGCGCCGCAGAGTGTGGAGATCGTCGACGACGGGCCGGGTGACGGTCCGCCGGCCGCGGACGGTCAGGGCTTGTCGGGTTTACGGCGCCGGGCGGACATGCTCGGCGCGACGCTCACGGTCGGTCGCCGCGACGACCGTCCGGGTTTCCGGGTACGCGTGGAGGTGCCGTCATGA
- a CDS encoding IucA/IucC family protein — MTRILAARRLAITASHAGAALAVHAPELADGFTAALPEAAEIVGRRLRGALVREGLLPTGRGDRVHAFHRVEYDRAGAADPADLLPDGLPGNAAGFAAELRNGVVNLAIAMARQEKVTGADPDHAVIAGERLAVAGHNLHPCGRTRLGWDTSDVLAHDLESGHTRLGFVAVRDDAHLGDDVGAALRAVYPQVPEPPPGFRLQPVHAWQRDSVLGERYRELISDGVLRILDAELDTVPTAALRTLLLPVAADGSRRYVKVSLDIQVTSTRRSISVASTRNGPAVSAMLHRLVAEDPAADRLLLMAETAGAAVPVGSGRDMSAIVRDGLTGRLEAGEQAVAGSALPFAGAGLVADFAATTGRRDNTTAAAAFLDAYSRLVLPPLLRLTVRGVALEAHLQNCIPTFKKGVPHRLAVRDFAGLRLHPGRLAAAGHEVALWPGSVVGTPDAAVLRAKIGYTAFQAHLGELIIRLGESYGLDEDAAWRLVRAVVDETYAGLGPVAAEDHAAFTAPTVPHKALVRMRLAGAGDEYLPVENPLHAPA, encoded by the coding sequence ATGACGCGCATCCTGGCCGCCCGCCGGCTGGCCATCACCGCTTCCCATGCGGGCGCCGCGCTGGCGGTGCACGCCCCGGAGCTGGCCGACGGTTTCACGGCGGCGCTGCCCGAGGCGGCCGAGATCGTCGGGCGGCGGTTGCGCGGCGCCCTGGTCCGAGAGGGGCTGTTGCCGACCGGGCGCGGTGACCGGGTGCACGCGTTCCATCGGGTCGAGTACGACCGGGCCGGTGCGGCCGATCCCGCCGATCTGCTGCCGGACGGGTTGCCGGGCAACGCGGCCGGGTTCGCCGCCGAGCTGCGCAACGGCGTCGTGAACCTGGCGATCGCGATGGCGCGGCAGGAGAAGGTGACGGGCGCCGACCCGGACCATGCCGTGATCGCCGGGGAGCGGCTGGCCGTCGCGGGTCACAACCTGCACCCGTGCGGGCGGACCAGGCTGGGCTGGGACACCTCCGACGTGCTCGCGCACGACCTCGAGTCCGGGCACACGCGGCTCGGGTTTGTCGCCGTCCGCGACGACGCGCACCTCGGTGACGACGTCGGTGCCGCGCTGCGTGCCGTTTATCCGCAGGTGCCGGAGCCGCCGCCGGGGTTCCGCCTGCAGCCGGTGCACGCCTGGCAGCGGGACTCGGTGCTGGGTGAGCGGTACAGGGAGCTGATCAGCGACGGCGTGCTGCGGATCCTCGACGCCGAGCTCGACACGGTTCCGACGGCGGCGCTGCGGACGCTGCTGCTGCCGGTCGCCGCCGACGGGAGCCGCCGCTACGTCAAGGTGTCCCTCGACATCCAGGTGACCTCGACGCGGCGCAGCATCAGCGTGGCCAGCACCCGCAACGGTCCGGCGGTGTCCGCGATGCTGCACCGGCTCGTCGCGGAGGATCCAGCCGCGGACCGGCTGCTGTTGATGGCCGAGACCGCGGGTGCGGCCGTCCCGGTCGGGTCCGGGCGGGACATGTCGGCGATCGTGCGGGACGGGCTCACCGGGCGTCTCGAGGCCGGCGAGCAGGCGGTCGCGGGCAGCGCGCTGCCGTTCGCCGGGGCCGGCCTGGTGGCCGACTTCGCCGCCACGACCGGGCGGCGCGACAACACCACCGCCGCCGCGGCCTTCCTGGATGCCTACTCCCGCCTGGTGCTTCCCCCGCTGCTGCGCCTGACGGTACGCGGGGTCGCGCTCGAAGCTCACCTGCAGAACTGCATCCCCACGTTCAAGAAGGGTGTGCCGCACCGCCTCGCCGTCCGCGACTTCGCCGGCCTGCGGCTGCACCCGGGACGCCTGGCCGCCGCCGGGCACGAGGTGGCGCTGTGGCCGGGTTCGGTGGTCGGCACCCCGGACGCCGCCGTGCTGCGCGCCAAGATCGGGTACACCGCGTTCCAGGCGCACCTGGGTGAGCTGATCATCCGGCTCGGTGAGTCGTACGGGCTGGACGAGGACGCCGCGTGGCGCCTCGTGCGGGCCGTCGTCGACGAGACCTACGCCGGGCTCGGACCCGTCGCGGCCGAGGACCACGCGGCGTTCACCGCACCGACCGTGCCGCACAAGGCACTGGTGCGGATGCGGCTCGCCGGGGCCGGTGACGAGTACCTGCCGGTGGAGAATCCCCTGCATGCGCCCGCCTGA
- a CDS encoding ABC transporter permease: MTTQTMPVTRNLPRFGGFTLGMIRLELRRLMRNRRTVIFTLVMPAVFFLLFGTNASSRSERVGGGNVAGYILVSMAVYGAMLATTSGGAMVSIERAAGWSRQLRLTPLRPVAYIAVKLVVAMTIGAVSVVVAFAVGAVAGAELPVHAWIECGLLAWVCALVFAAFGLFMGYLLPSENVMQILGPVLAVLSFAGGLFVPVDQLGHTFATIAKFTPVYGVGEIARHPLTHDGNLWLAALNVVVWTAVFAGGAMWRFRRDTARV, from the coding sequence ATGACCACGCAGACGATGCCCGTGACGCGGAACCTGCCGCGGTTCGGTGGTTTCACCCTGGGGATGATCAGGCTGGAGTTGCGGCGGCTGATGCGGAACCGCCGGACGGTGATTTTCACGCTGGTGATGCCGGCGGTGTTCTTCCTGTTGTTCGGGACGAACGCGTCGTCGCGCTCCGAGCGGGTCGGTGGTGGGAACGTCGCCGGTTACATCCTGGTGAGCATGGCGGTGTACGGGGCGATGCTGGCCACGACCAGTGGCGGGGCGATGGTGTCGATCGAGCGGGCGGCGGGGTGGAGCCGGCAGTTGCGGCTGACGCCGTTGCGGCCGGTGGCGTACATCGCGGTGAAGCTGGTCGTGGCGATGACCATCGGGGCGGTGTCGGTGGTGGTGGCGTTTGCGGTCGGTGCGGTGGCGGGTGCGGAGCTGCCGGTGCACGCGTGGATCGAGTGCGGGTTGCTGGCGTGGGTGTGTGCGCTCGTGTTCGCGGCGTTCGGGTTGTTCATGGGTTATCTGCTGCCGAGTGAGAACGTCATGCAGATCCTCGGGCCGGTGCTGGCGGTGTTGTCGTTCGCGGGCGGGTTGTTCGTGCCGGTGGATCAGCTGGGGCACACGTTCGCGACGATCGCGAAGTTCACCCCGGTGTACGGCGTCGGTGAGATCGCCCGTCATCCGCTGACGCACGACGGGAACCTGTGGCTGGCGGCGCTGAACGTGGTGGTCTGGACGGCGGTGTTCGCGGGCGGGGCGATGTGGCGGTTCCGGCGTGACACGGCGCGGGTCTGA
- a CDS encoding NAD-dependent epimerase/dehydratase family protein produces the protein MDLLVLGGTAFAGRAVVDEARTRGHRITVLNRGTTPPPAGVTALTGDRTRPDGLAALQHGTWDLVVDTWSGAPTAVRDTAKALSGRAGHYTYVSSRSVYADDPVPADENSPTVDASPDTDTYAAAKRGAELAADHHFNGPVLHARAGLILGPHENIGRLPWWLNRIARGGPTLAPGPRDLKLQYIDARDLATWILDAATAGRTGPYDLVSPPGHTTMGELLDTINTVTGGHADLHWTDPQTILDAGIEPWTDLPIWLTGHDYAVLHGGNVTKALSAGLKVRPVTETVADTWIWLRALGGTAPQRPDRPAPGLDPTREAAFLATLQP, from the coding sequence ATGGACCTGCTCGTACTCGGAGGAACCGCCTTCGCCGGCCGCGCCGTCGTCGACGAAGCCCGCACCCGCGGACACCGCATCACCGTCCTCAACCGCGGCACCACCCCTCCACCCGCAGGCGTCACCGCCCTCACCGGCGACCGCACCCGGCCCGACGGACTCGCCGCCCTGCAGCACGGCACCTGGGACCTCGTCGTCGACACCTGGTCCGGCGCACCCACCGCCGTCCGCGACACTGCAAAAGCCCTCAGCGGCCGCGCCGGCCACTACACCTACGTCTCCAGCCGCAGCGTCTACGCCGACGATCCCGTACCCGCCGACGAGAACTCCCCCACCGTCGACGCCTCCCCCGACACCGACACCTACGCCGCCGCCAAACGCGGCGCCGAACTCGCCGCCGACCACCACTTCAACGGCCCGGTCCTGCACGCCCGCGCCGGCCTCATCCTCGGCCCCCACGAAAACATCGGCCGCCTCCCCTGGTGGCTCAACCGCATCGCCCGCGGCGGCCCCACACTCGCCCCCGGCCCCCGCGACCTCAAACTCCAGTACATCGACGCCCGCGACCTGGCCACCTGGATCCTCGACGCGGCCACCGCCGGCCGCACCGGCCCCTACGACCTGGTCAGCCCACCCGGCCACACCACCATGGGCGAACTCCTCGACACCATCAACACCGTCACCGGCGGCCACGCCGACCTGCACTGGACCGACCCGCAGACCATCCTCGACGCCGGCATCGAACCCTGGACCGACCTCCCGATCTGGCTCACCGGCCACGACTACGCCGTCCTGCACGGCGGCAACGTCACCAAGGCCCTGTCCGCCGGCCTCAAGGTCCGCCCGGTCACCGAAACGGTCGCGGACACCTGGATCTGGCTCCGGGCCCTCGGCGGCACGGCCCCGCAACGCCCCGACCGCCCGGCACCCGGCCTCGACCCCACCCGCGAAGCCGCCTTCCTGGCCACCCTCCAGCCCTGA